The following are encoded in a window of Bradyrhizobium guangdongense genomic DNA:
- a CDS encoding UvrD-helicase domain-containing protein, producing the protein MKIIPDLAARLTALTAVDRTLLVEAGAGSGKTSIMAGRVAVLFARGVAPKSIAAITFTEFAASELRLRIEKFTMALANGEVPRDLAQAFPGGVPEAEKANIYRACQSFDQLTCSTIHGFAQALIKPYPAEAGIDPGADIVDPTEADLAFSERYDAWLKGRLSGDAGDGLVAQIILANETAGLKLIEEVVQFLRKNRDASCARTAWSSRIMGNFAKAAEQFETDLRGYAYAEEKTAAACRALRVLAHLLSGSGLAERAPSNAALIATLDFERDESCFTQAGGRRVLQTKTKWQDAAAKAGLSKANGTAAFDAILPRYTACHDALEALLGAVAGELLGRLCEEAQGLLEDWREYKQGAALLDFDDLLYTARDLLRDHEPVRQALSQRFRHVMVDEFQDTDPLQTEILWLICGNDCVGGGALARPLRPGSLFMVGDPKQAIYRFRGADVNAYIAARSAVDAGSQIKITANFRSLEPILDFVNARFEPALSAAGQPGFSELSPIHPAIGGRPGVCALDVVVDGEKPKAAAIRDAEAVAVAGLCDRMVGNLEVRDHRTGEMRPCRFGDIALLAPVGTELWRFEEALEDLAIPVSTQAGKGFFRRQEIQDLIALTRALADPRDTLAFGSLVRGPLVGLSETELLDISEALPSDPERQGLPMLTIRTDPGGVTHALARDVLAKLSSLRKRVRTTTPYVLLADAIAALHVRAQIRQRFKAGAERAIANVDLFLDMARAYDVRGLRAFASDMRANWEEAVRQVEGRPDAEQEAVSLITVHAAKGLEWPIVIPINMTGTPKAESGLVQDRSKNLFSIPILGVCPADHADIEARADEEQRRERVRLWYVAATRARDLLVLPRHSAGLSDKCWAKLVHLDVAALPAIKPDDVGTVKERNIALRENGQSRETFAAEATAIFDARRTLVWHRPSRSEVGQAGEGEVKIESRDLPESALFEPAAVLGSSTRGTILHKLVEEVLTGETSDARTDLETRAAELVRQLGQEPAADPKDGISAIELASTVLRTLALPEVATLRPRLVPELPLFGAQTHEGREILLSGQVDAIAFDETGAIDAVVDWKSDVAPHASSIGHYRQQIADYRKQTKAKRGLLVFMTTGQVVEVA; encoded by the coding sequence ATGAAGATCATCCCGGATCTCGCGGCGCGCCTCACCGCGCTGACGGCCGTCGACCGAACCCTGCTGGTGGAAGCAGGCGCCGGTTCGGGCAAGACGTCGATCATGGCCGGCCGGGTCGCGGTGTTGTTCGCGCGCGGCGTCGCTCCGAAGAGCATTGCCGCCATCACGTTCACCGAGTTTGCCGCTAGTGAGCTCCGTCTCCGGATCGAGAAGTTCACGATGGCGCTTGCCAACGGCGAGGTGCCTCGCGACTTGGCCCAAGCGTTTCCGGGAGGCGTTCCCGAAGCAGAGAAGGCGAACATCTATCGCGCCTGCCAGTCCTTCGATCAACTCACATGCAGTACCATCCACGGCTTCGCGCAGGCGCTGATTAAGCCTTATCCGGCCGAGGCTGGCATCGACCCCGGTGCCGACATTGTCGATCCCACCGAAGCAGATCTGGCCTTCAGCGAGCGCTACGATGCCTGGTTGAAGGGAAGACTGTCCGGCGATGCCGGCGATGGACTGGTCGCCCAGATCATCCTTGCAAACGAGACCGCCGGGCTGAAGCTCATCGAGGAGGTGGTGCAGTTCCTGCGCAAGAATAGGGACGCCAGCTGCGCGCGGACGGCATGGTCTTCCCGGATCATGGGGAATTTCGCAAAGGCGGCAGAGCAGTTCGAAACGGACCTTCGCGGCTACGCATACGCCGAGGAGAAGACGGCGGCAGCATGTCGGGCGTTGCGTGTTCTCGCCCATCTACTGAGCGGCTCCGGACTGGCCGAGCGCGCGCCGAGCAACGCCGCCCTGATCGCTACGCTCGATTTTGAGCGCGACGAAAGCTGCTTCACCCAAGCGGGCGGGCGAAGGGTCTTGCAGACGAAGACGAAGTGGCAGGATGCCGCCGCAAAGGCGGGCCTGTCAAAGGCCAACGGAACCGCTGCGTTCGATGCGATCCTCCCTCGATACACTGCCTGTCACGACGCCCTGGAGGCATTGCTTGGAGCCGTCGCCGGCGAACTGCTGGGGAGGCTGTGCGAGGAGGCGCAGGGGCTCCTAGAGGATTGGCGCGAATACAAGCAGGGGGCCGCGCTGCTGGACTTCGACGACCTGCTCTACACCGCGCGCGACCTGCTGCGCGACCACGAACCGGTGAGACAGGCCCTGTCACAGCGTTTTCGGCACGTCATGGTCGATGAATTCCAGGACACCGATCCGCTGCAGACGGAGATCCTGTGGCTGATCTGCGGGAATGATTGCGTCGGCGGCGGCGCCTTGGCTCGTCCGCTGCGCCCCGGCAGCCTGTTCATGGTCGGCGATCCCAAACAGGCGATCTACCGTTTCCGCGGCGCCGACGTGAACGCCTACATCGCCGCTCGTTCGGCGGTGGACGCCGGTTCGCAGATCAAGATCACCGCCAACTTCCGCTCACTCGAGCCGATCCTCGATTTCGTCAACGCACGGTTCGAGCCGGCTCTTTCCGCAGCCGGGCAGCCGGGATTCTCCGAGCTTTCCCCGATCCATCCTGCGATCGGAGGCCGGCCCGGCGTGTGCGCACTGGACGTCGTAGTCGATGGCGAAAAGCCCAAGGCCGCTGCGATCCGCGACGCCGAGGCGGTCGCGGTCGCGGGCCTGTGCGACAGGATGGTCGGAAATCTGGAAGTCCGCGATCATCGCACAGGCGAGATGAGGCCCTGCCGGTTCGGCGACATCGCTTTGCTGGCACCCGTTGGCACCGAACTCTGGCGCTTCGAGGAGGCGCTTGAGGATCTGGCGATCCCGGTCTCGACCCAGGCAGGCAAAGGATTCTTTCGGCGGCAGGAGATCCAGGATTTGATCGCGCTGACCCGCGCGCTTGCCGATCCGCGCGACACCCTCGCATTCGGCTCGCTGGTGCGCGGACCTCTGGTTGGTCTTTCCGAAACCGAACTACTCGATATCTCTGAGGCGCTTCCGTCCGATCCGGAGCGTCAAGGCCTGCCGATGCTCACGATCCGGACCGATCCGGGGGGCGTGACTCATGCGCTTGCCAGGGACGTCCTGGCCAAGCTGTCGTCGCTGCGGAAGCGGGTGCGTACCACGACGCCGTACGTACTCCTGGCCGACGCCATCGCGGCGCTCCATGTCCGCGCGCAAATCCGGCAGCGGTTCAAGGCGGGCGCCGAACGGGCGATCGCCAACGTCGATCTCTTCCTCGACATGGCGCGGGCCTACGATGTTCGCGGCCTGCGGGCGTTCGCGAGCGACATGCGTGCGAACTGGGAGGAGGCGGTCCGCCAGGTCGAGGGCCGGCCCGACGCCGAGCAGGAAGCAGTCTCGCTGATCACCGTCCACGCGGCCAAGGGCCTCGAATGGCCCATCGTCATCCCGATCAACATGACCGGCACGCCCAAGGCCGAATCGGGCTTGGTCCAGGACCGCTCCAAGAACCTGTTCTCGATCCCGATCCTCGGCGTCTGCCCGGCGGACCATGCAGACATCGAGGCGCGCGCTGACGAGGAGCAGCGGCGCGAGCGCGTGCGTCTCTGGTACGTGGCCGCGACCCGGGCGCGCGACCTGTTGGTCCTGCCCCGGCACTCCGCCGGCCTGTCGGACAAGTGCTGGGCGAAGCTCGTCCATCTGGACGTCGCCGCGCTACCGGCGATCAAGCCGGATGACGTCGGGACCGTGAAGGAACGAAACATCGCGCTCCGGGAGAACGGCCAGTCTCGCGAGACCTTCGCCGCGGAGGCGACCGCAATATTCGACGCGCGCCGGACCCTGGTCTGGCATCGCCCGAGCCGGAGCGAAGTCGGCCAGGCGGGCGAGGGCGAAGTGAAGATCGAAAGCAGGGACCTTCCGGAAAGCGCCCTCTTTGAACCCGCTGCCGTCCTCGGCAGTTCGACGCGCGGCACCATCCTTCACAAGCTGGTCGAAGAGGTGTTGACCGGGGAAACCTCCGACGCCAGGACGGACCTCGAAACGCGGGCGGCCGAGCTGGTCCGCCAATTGGGGCAAGAGCCCGCGGCGGATCCGAAGGACGGCATAAGCGCCATCGAGCTGGCCTCTACGGTGCTGCGGACGCTCGCTCTTCCGGAGGTCGCGACGCTACGGCCGCGCCTCGTCCCCGAACTCCCGCTGTTCGGAGCCCAGACCCACGAAGGCAGGGAAATCCTGCTCTCCGGCCAGGTTGACGCGATCGCGTTCGATGAAACCGGTGCCATCGACGCCGTAGTCGATTGGAAGAGCGACGTGGCTCCGCATGCGTCCAGCATCGGCCATTACAGGCAGCAGATAGCCGACTATCGTAAGCAAACTAAGGCAAAGCGGGGGCTCCTGGTCTTCATGACCACCGGGCAGGTCGTCGAGGTCGCTTGA